In a single window of the Manis pentadactyla isolate mManPen7 chromosome 14, mManPen7.hap1, whole genome shotgun sequence genome:
- the LOC118924800 gene encoding killer cell lectin-like receptor 2 gives MSNEEVTYSTLRFLPSPSESQNRLRPGGTQRPDKGFSVPWHLIAVTLGIFCLLLLMAVTVLGTKIFQYFQEKHQQEEILRNLSQKYHIMRNDYYIKEQHLTNKSLEYDIFKNETLQQEKDLDLLFREKRRCHRKKIFSKSLQNTGKIYEDHWSCCGAKCYYFTTKNQDWKKCKQTCQNCSWSLLKIDDEDELVFVQSQAYQNNYWIGLSYNKRESKWKWIDTGISSGMSFTLMSLPFGKGECAFLSSTRITTIDCSNTYKCICEKRIILSPPP, from the exons ATGAGCAATGAGGAAGTGACTTACTCCACCCTGAGATTTCTTCCGTCTCCTTCAGAGTCACAAAATAGATTAAGGCCTGGTGGTACTCAAAGGCCTGACAAAG GGTTTTCAGTGCCCTGGCATCTCATTGCAGTGACTCTCGGGATTTTCTGTTTACTTCTGTTGATGGCAGTCACTGTGTTGGGGACAAAGA tttttcagtattttcaagaAAAACATCAACAGGAGGAGATTCTACGAAACCTCAGTCAAAAGTACCACATTATGCGAAATGATTACTACATAAAGGAGCAACATTTAACAAATAAGTCTTTAGAATatgacattttcaaaaatgaaacccTTCAGCAGGAAAAGGATCTGGACTTACTctttagagaaaagagaagatgTCATAGAAAAAAGATCTTTTCAAAGTCTTTGCAAAATACAG GCAAAATCTATGAAGACCACTGGTCCTGTTGTGGAGCGAAGTGTTATTATTTTACCACTAAAAATCAAGACTGGAAGAAATGTAAACAGACTTGCCAAAATTGCAGTTGGTCTCTTCTGAAGATAGATGATGAAGATGAACTG gtCTTCGTTCAATCCCAAGCTTATCAAAATAACTATTGGATTGGATTATCATATAATAAAAGGGAAAGTAAATGGAAATGGATTGACACTGGCATATCTTCTGGAAT GAGTTTTACATTAATGAGTTTGCCTTTTGGGAAAGGGGAATGTGCATTTTTATCTTCAACAAGAATAACAACTATTGATTGCTCCAATACCTACAAGTGTATCTGTGAGAAGAGGATCATACTTTCTCCGCCTCCTTAA
- the LOC118924795 gene encoding protein mago nashi homolog 2, whose protein sequence is MALGSDFYLRYYVGHKGKFGHEFLEFEFRPDGKLRYANNSNYKNDVMIRKEAYVHKSVMEELKRIIDDSEITKEDDALWPPPDRVGRQELEIVIGDEHISFTTSKIGSLIDVNQSKDPEGLRVFYYLVQDLKCLVFSLIGLHFKIKPI, encoded by the exons ATGGCTCTGGGCAGCGACTTCTACCTGCGCTACTACGTAGGGCACAAGGGCAAGTTCGGACACGAGTTTCTGGAGTTCGAGTTTCGGCCGGACG GAAAGCTTAGATATGCCAACAACAGCAACTACAAAAATGATGTCATGATCAGAAAAGAG GCTTACGTACACAAGAGTGTCATGGAGGAACTGAAGAGAATTATTGATGACAGTGAAATTACAAAAGAAGATGATGCTTTGTGGCCTCCCCCTGACAGGGTTGGCCGGCAG gagcTTGAAATTGTAATTGGAGATGAACACATTTCTTTTACCACATCAAAAATAGGTTCTCTTATTGACGTAAATCAGTCAAA ggaTCCTGAAGGCCTTCGTGTATTTTACTATTTGGTACAAGACCTGAAATGTTTAGTTTTTAGTCTTATTGGATTACATTTCAAGATTAAACCAATCTAA